The genomic interval TTTACATTGCAGGAGCAGGATATGGAAGCGGCAGCCCTGGAGCTGTTCCATTACCAGTACAGGGAGAATACCCTTTACCGGGCTTATACGGATGCCCTGCGCAGACGGCCGTCGGATGTGCGCTCACTGGACCAGATCCCTTTCCTGCCCATCCAGTTCTTTAAAACGCATACCGTTACCTGTGGCAACTTTACGCCGGAACTGATCTTTGAGAGCAGCGGTACTACCCAGACCATTAACAGCCGCCACCTGGTAAAAGAAGCTGCCCTTTATGAACGCAGTTTCCTGGCCGGCTTTGAGCGCCTGTACGGTCCTGTTTCCGACTTCGTGATATTGGGACTGCTCCCTTCCTACCTGGAACGTCAGCATTCTTCCCTGGTATATATGGTGCAGGATATGGTAAAAAGAAGCGGGCATGCTGCCAGCGGGTTTTACCTGTATGAGCACGATAAATTGGCCGGCCGGCTCCGGGAGCTGGAAGCCAGCGGACAAAAAACGCTGCTGATCGGCGTTACCTTCGGTTTGCTGGATTTTGCGGAGCACTATTCCCTGCAACTGAAAAATACCGTTGTGATGGAAACAGGGGGAATGAAGGGGCGCCGGGAGGAATGGACCCGGCAACAGGTGCATGCCTATCTCAGGGAAAAATTAGGATGTGAACATATCCACGCGGAATACGGCATGACGGAATTATTGTCCCAGGCATATTCCCGGGGAGATGGATTATTTACGACGCCACCATGGATGAAAGTGTTGGTAAGGGATGAAAATGATCCTTTTCAGTTGTCAGCCGCTCATGCTTCGGGTGTGATCAACGTGGTAGATCTCGCCAATGTCTATTCCTGCGCGTTCATTGCAACAGAGGATATCGGGCGCCTGCATGAGGAAGGACGGTTTGAGGTGCTGGGGAGGCTGGATAATTCGGCGCTGAGAGGCTGTAGCCTGATGGTGAGTTAGGAGGAAATGAATCCTAACGAGCAATCCACATTCAGCAGATCTTCAAGTAAATAGCCGTTCTGCTCGATATTGCCTAGTCTGATCTCGTTCAGGATAAAGTATTCCTCGATACTTTTGCGGTCGGTAGTCGGTTTAGAGAGAAAGTCGATCAGTTCGTTGAGCATAAAGGTCAGATAATATTTGATTGCCCAATCTCAGATATCGAATAGCGGACTTAATTTTTTCTTTTGTTTCATTGATAATAAGAGGATCATTTAGAATTGCCGGAAGCTTTTTGGTGAATTCCCAGTAACGATCTTTTGTTACGCGATATTTGCCATCCAGGATGTTCATGTGATGTTGAAAATCCCCGCTTTGTGGCGATCGGGAATTTATCACCAGTACACGGTTGTGTATCTCCAGAAATTCATCTGACAGTCCAAGGTTGATTACATCCAGATATTCCGACAGCACACTTCTTGCCCTTTTTAAGGCAGCTAAATAATCGGTGGCTGTTACTTTACAATGGATGAATTTCCGGGCCTTGCCCGGGGTATTAAAAGAGGACAGTTCTTCCGCTTGGCGCATGCCGTCCAATTGGATATTATTGATGTTGTCAGATAATGAAAGTTTGGCGTCTGAAATTGAGATAGTGGATATGGCGTCGTAAACTTTATAAGTTGTATCAACTCTGAAGATGACGGTATAATCAATATCATTATCCAATATTCTTGTTTTAAAGCTTTG from Chitinophaga filiformis carries:
- a CDS encoding acyl transferase, yielding MSGINTAALFTLQEQDMEAAALELFHYQYRENTLYRAYTDALRRRPSDVRSLDQIPFLPIQFFKTHTVTCGNFTPELIFESSGTTQTINSRHLVKEAALYERSFLAGFERLYGPVSDFVILGLLPSYLERQHSSLVYMVQDMVKRSGHAASGFYLYEHDKLAGRLRELEASGQKTLLIGVTFGLLDFAEHYSLQLKNTVVMETGGMKGRREEWTRQQVHAYLREKLGCEHIHAEYGMTELLSQAYSRGDGLFTTPPWMKVLVRDENDPFQLSAAHASGVINVVDLANVYSCAFIATEDIGRLHEEGRFEVLGRLDNSALRGCSLMVS